The DNA segment GGATTTTCAAGCTCTAATATGAAACAAATTACTGACCACATGGCCGTTCAAGCTGGTGGTTTTAGAGTCGCTTTGCCCGATTTCTTTCGTGGCGATCATTGGGACATAAATGTGCCCATAACGTAAGTGACGAATTGTACTTTTCTGTATATTTTTCTCACATATTTCATTGCTGCACTTATAGTCCGATAGAACGTGCCGCTTTCATACAACGCGTTGGGGATTGGGAAACAATCGTGAAGCCGGATTTGATTAACACAGTGAGGTATTATCAAAGTCAGGGCGTGCAAGAGTTTGCGATATTCGGTATGTGCTGGGGAGGACGAACTGGTACAGACGCTGCCATGGAACTCTCTGATTATTTCAAGGCGAGCGCTATTGTTCACCCGTCTTTAGTTTCGAATGACGAAGCATATTCGGTCAGGATGCCAATGTATTTGATGCCGTCGCGTGATCAACCGGATATGGtacaaaacatgaaaaataatttatcttGTGGTGTAGTTATCGATCTTTGTATTTCAAACAGTTGCCTTTCTACCAAGTGTTACGAAATAATTTTGGTGATAACAGCGGCCACAGACGATTCGATGACATGTTCCATGGATTCGCGAGTACCCGTGGCAATTTCAGTGATCCCCTGAATCAAATGCATGTGAACGAAATCATAAGAACTCTTGGAGTTTTCTTCGAACGAATTCTAATCGACACAGTCTAAGTCTATGTCAATGGAGATCTCGGAAAGCCGAAAAAACTGCTTGCATTTTTTatctcatttttgttttatttcgaaGAATAAAGAGAGAATTTATCAACAGCTTATTCAGAACCAATTTCCTCTTCCAATTTCGATTTCCTTCTCTTCAGTTTCAATTACTCCTAagcaaaataatattaatagtagattacagcagagcctatgtaaatgagtaatacatgtgtgcgatgtttgTGAGAGCCCAAGGCGAACCGCCTAATTTCGCGCACATGTGGTACTCATTCTCATAGGCTCTTCTGTACTGTTCTGAAAAATCGACACTCAATCCCAAGGAAAGCAGTAGAATATTGATTATGTGAGTAGGGTAATAGATTGCGACAGTGTATCATGCAATTCTTCATTTGTACACTGTTTGATGGTCATGCCGTTAGTGTAAATGTTTCTCTATTAGAGACTTGAACAATATTTTACTATGCTAGGTGCTGTTGGTTCtccagaaaataaataatcttGACGCATCTGTCCAATAacatatattttatttatcccACGTACTGTAGGAGTGTTAAGagtttgattatttttaaattggagACAGCAGCTATCCACAATATAAATAGAATCTGCAAAAACACTACATACGATGTAGAAGAATATATAACCGAAACGAAAGAAGAAATGCTGTTCAGTTACCAAGAGCACTTTCCACTTTGTACAGAAACACCCGCGGCGTAGgtttcgaaaattcaaatatgtACGTCATATGGACGAAtagatgaatgaatgaacggaaaaattaattaactaaTTTTGGATGGCGACAGTCAGTGTAGCCATGTTATTGACAAATATCGATGGCTCAATTCTATTCTAATTGGAAGAAAGCGATACAATCCGTTGGTATTGAGTTGGTTGATATCATGTAACTACGAATCTGTTTTAAAGGTAAAGAAAAGTTAACGAATTAAGATTCTTCAAAAACTTTTGCCTTTGAACCTTGAAATTTCTAATTATAAGAATCTCTCTAtgaaaatctacattttcagACCTCCTGTTCTCCATACCCCGTAAAATGCTCATAAAAACAGCCTTGACTTAATTAAAGccattttcaaagaaatctgTGCCCTTCGACTGACACAAACTTTTAACGTTACGTCTGTTAGGCACATAATAGTTTCCTAGGAACGACGGCCCTTTCCGACAGACAATTTAACTCACACACCACCACTGAGTGAATAAAAACTGTGGAAGCTTTTCTTGAGAGTTTTTTGATGCGTCCATTGCTAGTAAACAGACGAGACCCAAAAAGCATCGCTGAAGAACTGGAAAATATTTCAGCTAGAAGGATTCTCCTCTCTGTGAGTACAACCAATGAAGCAATATATTGCAGGAATGTCTCTTGAGTCGATTTTTTGATGACATGATGATTAGGGAGGatcgatttaaaaataaattgtaacttatatccaaaatttaccaaaatgtcctgaaatttaccaaattttgtttcaataaattcagtgaattcggtaaataaaccaataataggccctgcttcAGATTTCACGTGAATTCTGGGAtttacctgaaacctgactTTTGATTTCCCTGGTCTTTTACTAGTCTTTTCACGTAAATTCAGTAAAggcataaaacattttcaattctgGTTCATTTCTAATCATATTGACGTAGCTTCATATTTCAGTTCGATCAGACCTGTCGCGGGcctttaattttctgaagaatttgctacgtcTAACGTTTCACAGACAGCATATCATCAGTTTGACTTAGTATCGTCTCTACTCCTTCATTTGATGTAAGTATGGTAAGACATTGatttcgaatcttttacttcatttatttgaacATGCGTTTTGCTATAAAAA comes from the Bradysia coprophila strain Holo2 unplaced genomic scaffold, BU_Bcop_v1 contig_374, whole genome shotgun sequence genome and includes:
- the LOC119082128 gene encoding uncharacterized AIM2 family protein C30D10.14-like, yielding MLIAVHDIFGFSSSNMKQITDHMAVQAGGFRVALPDFFRGDHWDINVPITPIERAAFIQRVGDWETIVKPDLINTVRYYQSQGVQEFAIFGMCWGGRTGTDAAMELSDYFKASAIVHPSLVSNDEAYSVRMPMYLMPSRDQPDMLPFYQVLRNNFGDNSGHRRFDDMFHGFASTRGNFSDPLNQMHVNEIIRTLGVFFERILIDTV